The Fodinicurvata sp. EGI_FJ10296 genome includes a region encoding these proteins:
- a CDS encoding type III polyketide synthase, with protein MTNGVDLISLATAVPQHALVQAEVADAAQAVFGRRMHGYDRLARVFESAGIECRYGIRPKDWYLEERGWHERTAAYTAGATDLLVTVANRALAKAGLAGADVDTVVLVSSTGIATPSLEARIAPSVGFRPDVRRVPVFGLGCAGGVTGLALASRLAAVPAGGTVLLLVVEICTLAFRLDQLTKANIVATALFGDGAAACVLRAGDKGASGGGSGGHPVLARVTGSGEHLWPNTLDIMGWRVDDQGFGVIFDRSIPPFVEEHAAAAVDAIFSQAGTDRGAVGRILCHPGGAKVVESIEHALALGAGSLDHERTVLRDFGNMSAATVLFVLERALQAGLPHRSALFALGPGFTASGVTLAGPQ; from the coding sequence ATGACGAATGGCGTCGATTTGATCTCGTTGGCGACGGCGGTTCCACAGCACGCCTTGGTGCAGGCCGAGGTCGCGGATGCCGCACAGGCCGTCTTCGGGCGGCGCATGCATGGATATGACCGGTTGGCACGGGTATTCGAAAGCGCCGGGATCGAATGCCGGTACGGCATTCGGCCAAAAGATTGGTATCTCGAAGAACGAGGGTGGCACGAGCGGACGGCGGCCTATACCGCCGGCGCAACGGACCTTCTGGTCACCGTTGCGAACCGCGCATTGGCTAAGGCCGGTCTGGCGGGCGCGGATGTCGATACGGTCGTACTTGTATCGTCCACCGGCATTGCCACGCCCAGTCTCGAAGCGCGCATTGCCCCGTCGGTCGGCTTCCGTCCCGATGTACGGCGTGTCCCCGTCTTCGGGCTTGGCTGTGCGGGCGGCGTCACCGGTCTGGCCCTGGCATCGCGGCTTGCGGCCGTGCCGGCGGGCGGCACCGTTTTGCTGCTGGTTGTCGAAATCTGCACGCTGGCCTTCCGGCTGGACCAGTTGACGAAAGCCAACATTGTCGCAACGGCGTTGTTTGGCGACGGTGCGGCTGCCTGCGTTTTGCGGGCGGGCGATAAGGGGGCCAGTGGCGGGGGTTCCGGCGGACATCCGGTTCTGGCGCGGGTGACCGGCAGTGGCGAACATCTGTGGCCGAATACGCTCGATATCATGGGCTGGCGTGTGGACGATCAGGGGTTCGGCGTCATCTTCGACCGGTCGATACCGCCGTTCGTCGAGGAGCATGCCGCAGCCGCCGTCGATGCCATCTTCAGCCAGGCCGGCACCGATCGCGGAGCGGTCGGCCGCATACTGTGTCATCCCGGCGGCGCCAAGGTGGTCGAGTCAATCGAGCACGCCCTGGCGCTCGGCGCGGGATCGCTGGACCATGAGCGCACGGTGCTTCGCGACTTTGGCAACATGTCGGCCGCGACGGTGCTGTTCGTGCTGGAGCGCGCGCTACAGGCGGGCTTGCCCCACCGCTCAGCCCTTTTTGCGCTCGGTCCGGGTTTCACGGCGAGCGGCGTAACCCTGGCCGGACCGCAATGA
- a CDS encoding DUF4112 domain-containing protein codes for MPEIVTGDLTRDVSGGVPPGLSVDEARRLRRLQSLARVMDSAVSVPGTRWRVGLDPIIGLVPGIGDAAGLAVSAYGLIEARRLGIPKSLMLRMMANIGIDAAVGAIPLFGDLFDAGFKANIRNLRLIERHLDRRSAR; via the coding sequence ATGCCAGAGATCGTGACCGGCGATTTGACGCGGGACGTATCCGGGGGCGTGCCTCCGGGCCTGTCCGTGGACGAGGCGCGCCGTCTTCGCCGCCTGCAGTCGCTTGCGCGCGTAATGGATTCCGCCGTTTCTGTTCCGGGAACGCGCTGGCGTGTCGGGCTCGACCCGATCATCGGCCTGGTACCCGGAATCGGCGACGCCGCCGGACTGGCGGTGTCGGCCTATGGATTGATCGAAGCGCGCCGGCTTGGCATTCCGAAATCGCTGATGCTGCGCATGATGGCCAATATCGGTATCGATGCGGCCGTCGGTGCCATCCCACTGTTCGGCGACTTGTTCGACGCCGGGTTCAAGGCGAATATCCGCAACCTGCGCCTGATCGAGCGCCATCTCGACCGCCGTTCGGCGCGGTAG
- a CDS encoding AbrB family transcriptional regulator — MRPWPDSGVGNALRQIVAVAGGLAGGTVWWLLSLPLPWMVGSMVGGTLIGLLPMRPMVGRHWRSAMMIAVGIIVGSAVPANFLDAISGWHISLAMIAAYTVTVMIVGTLLLRRFAGYDAVSSYCMAAPGGFMEMVLIGTAMGADPNRIALVHSVRMLFVVLIVPPLMVTSGPEPGAGSMTGIAGGMAGGAGGEGAIGIQDVLVLAGCVAGALIGRRLRVPGALMVVPMMLTGTAYLTGLTDAHLPPWALVVAQVVVGTSMGCGIALLRPSTMLKALMFGTVLVSVFLVFSAGFAAALSMITGLPINLAFLLFAPGGAPEMSLIALSLGMEPAMVASHHIFRLLLVVSLAPVVGRMLRRRAEGGDPERAAP, encoded by the coding sequence ATGCGCCCCTGGCCGGATTCCGGAGTCGGCAACGCGCTCAGGCAGATCGTCGCCGTGGCCGGCGGATTGGCGGGCGGGACGGTCTGGTGGCTGCTGTCTTTGCCGCTACCCTGGATGGTTGGATCAATGGTTGGTGGAACCTTGATCGGTCTGTTGCCCATGCGCCCGATGGTCGGTCGTCACTGGCGGTCGGCCATGATGATCGCGGTCGGCATCATCGTCGGCAGTGCCGTCCCCGCCAATTTTCTCGATGCCATCAGCGGCTGGCACATTTCACTGGCCATGATCGCTGCCTATACGGTCACGGTCATGATCGTCGGCACGCTGCTTCTGCGGCGGTTCGCGGGCTATGACGCCGTGTCGTCCTATTGCATGGCGGCGCCGGGCGGGTTCATGGAAATGGTGCTGATCGGAACGGCCATGGGCGCCGATCCGAACAGGATCGCCCTGGTGCACAGTGTCCGGATGCTCTTTGTCGTCCTGATCGTGCCGCCATTGATGGTCACGAGCGGCCCCGAACCGGGCGCCGGTTCAATGACGGGGATAGCCGGGGGGATGGCGGGAGGTGCCGGCGGTGAGGGCGCGATCGGGATCCAGGACGTCCTCGTGCTCGCCGGCTGTGTGGCGGGGGCGTTGATCGGCCGCCGCCTGCGGGTTCCCGGTGCCTTGATGGTCGTCCCGATGATGCTCACCGGGACTGCCTATCTGACCGGTCTGACCGATGCCCATTTGCCCCCGTGGGCGCTGGTCGTCGCCCAGGTCGTCGTCGGCACTTCGATGGGATGCGGCATCGCCCTGCTTCGGCCGTCGACCATGCTCAAGGCCCTGATGTTCGGCACGGTCCTGGTCAGCGTCTTCCTTGTGTTTAGTGCCGGCTTCGCCGCGGCCCTGAGCATGATCACGGGGCTGCCGATCAATCTCGCGTTCCTGCTGTTCGCGCCCGGCGGCGCGCCCGAGATGAGCCTGATTGCGCTTTCGCTCGGCATGGAGCCGGCCATGGTCGCCAGCCACCATATCTTCCGGCTGTTGCTGGTGGTGTCGCTGGCGCCGGTGGTCGGCCGGATGCTGAGACGAAGGGCCGAAGGCGGCGACCCCGAACGCGCGGCCCCCTGA
- a CDS encoding ATP-binding protein — MPPFVNATVNTKKRLSATEKTTDVSLPSPRRIFGTIKTPGLPIVAEKCPEPMPNSNPPLRRPGSVTEERQRRHHPPHDWLLVSLNDRVFMNAAPPALALNPVVAAILSATVWGEVPSGWLAAFLAGVITAAVINIGLHRIYVRRHDRVQAPARWSRLLMVGAGLNGAAWGVGLGGIVFQAESLTGLALPAIVLAGLAGAFVAGQSALMSSVAAFIAASFMPTIGGLIAGHGAAMAPLATLMAIYAVALSFFAYNNHRQAVEALTLRFQNEALLAELLAAEERLIGARDAAQAVNRAKSQFLAMMSHELRTPLNAILGFSDIIANEQFGPVGVPRYTDYARDIHESGRHLLDLVNDILDLSKVEAGHMEISKVPLDLTGAVDSVLRLLRIKAEEASVGLSVDLAPDARRVMGDRRAISQILFNLVVNAIKFTPAGGSVVVRSRRVDGDTVMLSIEDTGIGIEADDLERVLHPFEQADNSYTRAAGGTGLGLPLARSLAELHGGGLTLKSRPGKGTIVEVTLPAALPVDKT, encoded by the coding sequence GTGCCACCGTTCGTTAATGCGACGGTCAACACAAAGAAGCGTCTTAGCGCGACCGAAAAGACCACGGACGTTTCGCTCCCGTCGCCGCGCCGGATTTTCGGCACGATCAAGACGCCGGGACTCCCGATCGTGGCCGAAAAGTGTCCGGAGCCGATGCCGAATTCCAACCCGCCCCTCCGCCGGCCAGGGTCCGTCACCGAAGAGCGGCAGCGTCGGCACCATCCGCCTCACGACTGGCTTCTGGTGTCGTTGAACGACCGCGTTTTCATGAATGCGGCACCGCCGGCCCTCGCCCTCAACCCCGTTGTGGCGGCGATCCTGTCCGCAACCGTATGGGGGGAGGTACCATCCGGATGGCTGGCGGCGTTTCTGGCCGGCGTAATCACCGCGGCCGTCATCAATATCGGCCTGCACAGAATCTACGTCCGTCGACACGATCGGGTGCAGGCGCCAGCCCGCTGGAGCCGGCTCCTCATGGTCGGCGCAGGCCTGAATGGCGCGGCCTGGGGGGTCGGCCTGGGCGGCATCGTGTTCCAGGCCGAAAGCCTGACGGGGCTTGCATTGCCGGCAATCGTACTGGCCGGCCTGGCCGGCGCCTTCGTAGCCGGCCAATCGGCATTGATGTCGTCGGTCGCGGCCTTTATCGCTGCGTCGTTCATGCCGACGATCGGCGGCCTGATCGCCGGCCACGGCGCCGCCATGGCGCCGCTTGCAACCCTGATGGCGATCTACGCCGTCGCGCTGTCATTCTTCGCCTACAACAACCACCGTCAAGCCGTCGAGGCACTCACGCTTCGGTTCCAGAATGAAGCGCTGCTGGCGGAACTGCTTGCCGCCGAAGAACGCCTGATCGGGGCCCGCGACGCCGCGCAGGCCGTCAACCGCGCCAAGAGCCAGTTTCTGGCGATGATGAGCCACGAACTGCGCACGCCGTTGAATGCCATCCTCGGGTTTTCCGACATCATCGCCAACGAGCAGTTCGGCCCCGTCGGCGTGCCGCGATACACGGATTATGCGCGCGACATCCACGAAAGCGGCCGGCACCTGCTCGATCTGGTAAACGATATTCTGGATCTGTCGAAGGTCGAAGCCGGCCATATGGAGATCAGCAAGGTACCGCTGGACCTGACCGGCGCCGTCGACTCCGTTCTGCGTCTGCTGCGCATAAAAGCCGAGGAAGCATCGGTCGGCCTATCGGTCGATCTGGCGCCCGATGCCCGGCGCGTCATGGGCGACCGCCGCGCCATAAGCCAGATCCTGTTCAATCTGGTCGTCAACGCGATCAAGTTTACGCCGGCCGGCGGATCGGTGGTGGTGCGATCCCGGCGCGTCGACGGCGACACCGTAATGCTGTCGATCGAGGACACCGGCATCGGCATCGAAGCCGACGACCTCGAACGGGTATTGCATCCTTTCGAGCAGGCCGACAACAGCTATACCCGGGCGGCGGGCGGCACCGGCCTCGGCCTGCCGCTGGCCAGGTCGCTGGCCGAATTGCACGGCGGCGGCCTCACCCTGAAGAGCCGGCCGGGCAAAGGCACGATTGTCGAGGTGACGCTACCCGCCGCACTGCCGGTCGACAAGACCTGA
- a CDS encoding YqaE/Pmp3 family membrane protein, whose translation MDIVRIIFAILLPPVGVFLQVGIGPQFWINILLTLLGYIPGIVHAVYIIAKR comes from the coding sequence ATGGATATTGTCCGCATTATCTTCGCTATCCTGCTGCCGCCGGTCGGCGTCTTTCTTCAGGTCGGCATTGGCCCGCAATTCTGGATCAATATCCTGCTGACGCTGCTGGGCTACATTCCCGGTATCGTGCACGCCGTCTACATCATCGCAAAACGCTGA
- a CDS encoding class I SAM-dependent methyltransferase, translated as MAEENPLLRRAYSLDGDPDKTRDVYADWAESYDRDTANEFGYVAPGLAASELAELVSFDGVVLDAGCGTGLAGEELHRRGLMTIDGIDLSAEMLDVAAKKSVYRTLSVADMTQRLGFADNTYDGVICVGTFTSGHVGPDAIDELLRITKPGAPVVVTVHEKVWDKDGYLNHLRKLERQGLMRVREIKDSPYHEKAGYRCQLCILEAA; from the coding sequence ATGGCCGAAGAAAACCCGCTATTGCGCCGCGCCTATTCGCTGGACGGCGATCCCGACAAGACCCGCGATGTGTATGCCGACTGGGCCGAAAGTTATGATCGCGACACGGCAAACGAGTTCGGCTATGTCGCGCCCGGACTGGCGGCGTCCGAGCTGGCCGAGCTGGTCTCCTTCGACGGGGTCGTGCTCGACGCCGGCTGCGGCACGGGGCTGGCCGGGGAGGAACTGCACCGCCGCGGACTGATGACGATCGACGGCATCGATCTGTCGGCCGAAATGCTCGACGTCGCGGCAAAGAAATCGGTCTATCGCACCCTTTCGGTCGCCGATATGACCCAGCGCCTTGGTTTCGCCGACAACACATATGATGGCGTGATCTGTGTCGGCACCTTTACCAGCGGCCATGTCGGCCCGGACGCGATCGACGAATTGCTGCGCATCACCAAGCCCGGTGCACCGGTCGTCGTCACCGTGCACGAAAAGGTCTGGGACAAGGACGGCTATCTCAATCATCTGCGCAAGCTGGAGCGTCAGGGGCTGATGCGCGTGCGCGAAATCAAGGACTCGCCGTATCACGAAAAGGCCGGCTATCGGTGCCAGCTCTGCATTCTGGAAGCGGCCTGA
- a CDS encoding cytochrome b: protein MARINESKKAGRGYGTVARLFHWATVLLVLVMLAAGIAMTSEGFEAIGDPLFILHKNLGVIIFFLVVARLIWRLTHRPDPLPDSLTPLERRVAGASHAALYALMLTMTVTGYFRVVGGGFPIELLDALGIPPLVSPSTTPGMEDFATTLSVIHKVTAFVFVAVIAAHVTAALNHALILRNGVFRRIWPPVAPRGNDRGGV from the coding sequence ATGGCGAGAATCAATGAGAGCAAAAAAGCCGGGCGCGGTTATGGCACTGTGGCGCGGCTGTTTCACTGGGCTACGGTGCTGCTGGTCCTCGTGATGTTGGCGGCCGGCATCGCCATGACCAGCGAGGGGTTCGAGGCGATCGGTGACCCTCTGTTCATCCTGCACAAGAACCTCGGCGTTATCATTTTCTTCCTGGTCGTCGCCCGCCTGATCTGGCGTCTGACGCATCGGCCGGATCCGCTGCCGGACAGCCTGACGCCGCTGGAACGCCGGGTCGCCGGCGCCAGCCACGCCGCGCTCTATGCCCTGATGCTGACCATGACCGTGACCGGCTATTTCCGTGTCGTCGGGGGCGGGTTTCCGATCGAGTTGCTGGATGCGCTTGGCATCCCGCCGCTCGTCTCGCCGTCCACCACGCCCGGCATGGAGGATTTCGCAACGACGCTGTCCGTGATCCACAAGGTCACAGCTTTTGTGTTCGTGGCGGTGATCGCCGCCCATGTCACGGCCGCGCTGAACCACGCGCTGATCCTGCGCAACGGCGTTTTCCGGCGCATCTGGCCGCCGGTCGCGCCGCGCGGGAACGATCGTGGCGGCGTCTGA
- a CDS encoding isoprenylcysteine carboxylmethyltransferase family protein, with translation MTLATIVLALVTLERLIELWIARANTARLLAAGGQEHAPGHYRAIVLLHAAWLAGLWVLARDAPVQTGWLVAFLGLQAVRIWVLATLGRRWTTRIIVVPGERLEQSGPYRYVAHPNYLVVVGEIAVLPLALSMPLYALVFSILNAAVLTVRIRAENAALDSAVRRSPSRGSQ, from the coding sequence ATGACACTGGCCACGATCGTCCTTGCTCTTGTGACTTTGGAGCGGTTGATCGAATTATGGATCGCCAGAGCCAACACGGCGCGGCTGCTGGCGGCCGGCGGGCAAGAGCATGCGCCGGGGCACTACCGCGCAATTGTCCTGCTTCATGCCGCATGGCTTGCGGGGTTGTGGGTCCTGGCCCGGGACGCGCCGGTTCAGACTGGATGGCTGGTGGCTTTTCTCGGTCTTCAGGCCGTGCGAATATGGGTTCTGGCCACACTCGGCCGCCGGTGGACGACGCGCATCATCGTCGTGCCCGGGGAGCGGCTGGAGCAGAGCGGACCGTATCGATACGTCGCTCACCCCAATTATCTGGTCGTTGTCGGCGAGATTGCGGTGCTGCCGCTGGCGCTGTCGATGCCACTCTATGCGCTCGTCTTCTCAATCCTGAATGCCGCGGTTCTCACTGTGCGTATCAGAGCCGAGAACGCGGCGCTGGACTCCGCCGTCCGGCGGTCCCCGTCGCGCGGTTCGCAGTGA